A DNA window from Janibacter sp. A1S7 contains the following coding sequences:
- the gcvT gene encoding glycine cleavage system aminomethyltransferase GcvT has protein sequence MSETSALRTSPIHDRHVALTAKMADFGGWEMPIEYPGGGVVAEHAAVRERVGLFDVSHLGKVFIRGEGAAELVNTTLTNDLTRIGPGQAQYTMCCDESGGVIDDLIIYLRGVGDLFLMPNAANSATVVDKLRAEAPEGVEVEDHHDDFAVLAVQGPRSDEVLTALDLPIDHDFMSYDTARWRDHELTVCRTGYTGERGYELVAPAAAGLELWDALVEAMAPYEGLPCGLGARDTLRTEMGYPLHGNDLSPQITPVMARAAWAVGWDKERFWGKDALVSQRVAKSSRLLRGATVTGRGIPRPGCAVRDSEGTEVGVVTSGTFSPTLKQGIALILVDRVVTWGDAIVIDVRGRDVAATVTKPPFVEVQATS, from the coding sequence ATGAGCGAAACCTCCGCACTGCGCACGTCACCGATCCATGACCGGCACGTCGCCCTCACGGCCAAGATGGCGGACTTCGGCGGCTGGGAGATGCCGATCGAGTACCCCGGTGGCGGCGTCGTCGCCGAGCACGCGGCCGTCCGTGAGCGGGTCGGCCTCTTCGACGTCAGCCACCTGGGCAAGGTCTTCATCCGGGGCGAGGGCGCGGCCGAGCTGGTCAACACGACGCTGACGAACGACCTCACCCGGATCGGTCCCGGGCAGGCGCAGTACACGATGTGCTGCGACGAGTCGGGCGGTGTCATCGACGACCTCATCATCTACCTGCGCGGTGTCGGCGACCTCTTCCTCATGCCCAATGCGGCGAACTCCGCCACGGTCGTCGACAAGCTGCGCGCCGAAGCCCCCGAGGGCGTCGAGGTCGAGGACCATCACGACGACTTCGCCGTCCTCGCCGTCCAGGGACCCAGGAGCGACGAGGTCCTCACGGCGCTCGACCTGCCCATCGACCACGACTTCATGTCCTACGACACCGCCCGGTGGCGCGACCACGAGCTGACGGTCTGCCGCACCGGCTACACGGGGGAGCGAGGCTACGAGCTCGTCGCACCCGCCGCTGCCGGCCTCGAGCTGTGGGACGCGCTCGTCGAGGCGATGGCCCCGTACGAGGGCCTGCCCTGCGGTCTCGGCGCGCGCGACACGCTGCGCACCGAGATGGGCTACCCGCTGCACGGCAACGACCTCAGCCCGCAGATCACCCCCGTCATGGCCCGCGCCGCGTGGGCGGTCGGCTGGGACAAGGAGCGCTTCTGGGGCAAGGACGCGCTCGTCAGCCAGCGCGTGGCCAAGTCTTCACGCCTGTTGCGTGGCGCCACGGTGACCGGTCGCGGCATCCCGCGCCCCGGGTGTGCCGTTCGCGACAGCGAGGGCACCGAGGTCGGGGTGGTCACCTCCGGCACCTTCAGCCCGACGCTCAAGCAGGGCATCGCGCTGATCCTGGTCGACCGGGTCGTCACCTGGGGCGACGCGATCGTCATCGACGTGCGCGGTCGCGACGTCGCTGCCACGGTGACCAAGCCCCCCTTCGTCGAGGTGCAGGCGACGTCATGA
- a CDS encoding DUF3043 domain-containing protein has product MFGRKKDDKAAAPEQDHQHREGAKNRPTPKRKDQEAARKRPLVQNDRKAAKAADREARRAQGQKVRQAMVTGDDRHLPPRDKGPVRRYARDVVDARWSLGELLLPLMLAVLVLSLFAGEWATFVFLAVYVLIIIAIIDVWLLWRRTKPKILARFGEDTELRGVGMYQAMRAFQMRRTRLPKPKVERGAKV; this is encoded by the coding sequence GTGTTCGGACGCAAGAAGGATGACAAGGCCGCCGCCCCGGAGCAGGACCACCAGCACCGCGAGGGGGCGAAGAACCGACCGACTCCCAAGCGCAAGGACCAGGAGGCGGCCCGCAAGCGACCCCTCGTGCAGAACGACCGCAAGGCCGCCAAGGCCGCCGACCGGGAGGCCCGTCGCGCCCAGGGCCAGAAGGTGCGCCAGGCGATGGTCACCGGCGACGACCGGCACCTGCCCCCACGCGACAAGGGACCCGTCCGCCGCTATGCCCGCGACGTCGTCGACGCGCGCTGGAGCCTGGGGGAGCTGCTGCTGCCGCTGATGCTCGCGGTCCTCGTCCTCAGCCTCTTCGCCGGCGAGTGGGCGACATTCGTCTTCCTCGCCGTCTACGTGCTGATCATCATCGCAATCATCGACGTCTGGCTCCTGTGGCGCCGCACCAAGCCCAAGATCCTCGCGCGGTTCGGTGAGGACACCGAGCTGCGTGGCGTCGGGATGTACCAGGCGATGCGCGCCTTCCAGATGCGCCGTACCCGCCTACCCAAGCCGAAGGTCGAGCGGGGCGCGAAGGTCTGA
- a CDS encoding dipeptidase yields the protein MTDTTLTADQIETLRGRVRELMPQVRADLEDLTRIPSVSLDSFDQATVQASAERTAQLLRAEGLDVEIVSEGGRPAVIGHINGPEGAPTVLLYAHHDVQPPGNREDWDTDPFEPTEVDGRLYGRGAADDKAGVMAHIAALRAHSGELPVGVTVFVEGEEEIASESLPRILQRHGDKLTSDAIVLADSLNWAIGTPALTTTLRGSLRAVVTVRTLDHGVHSGMFGGACPDAITALCRLMATLHDDQGDVAIEGLVHTDAPEIDYDEARLREESGLLEGTELIGTGSIPSRLWTKPAAVVIGIDAPSVDEAGNVLNAGASAKINLRLNPTQDPQQAWALLQKHLQEHAPWGATVEVELDEQGWGFAADAEGPIYDQARAAFADAWGTDPVDVGIGGSIPFVQAFAEKFPDAAILVTGVEDPDTRAHGANESLHLGEFEKVCTAEALLLARLGAMRA from the coding sequence GTGACCGACACCACTCTCACCGCAGACCAGATCGAGACCCTGCGCGGCCGCGTCCGCGAGCTGATGCCGCAGGTGCGCGCCGACCTCGAGGACCTCACCCGGATCCCGAGTGTCAGCCTCGACTCCTTCGACCAGGCCACCGTGCAGGCCTCCGCCGAGCGCACCGCGCAGCTGTTGCGCGCGGAGGGCCTCGACGTCGAGATCGTCAGCGAAGGGGGACGCCCCGCCGTGATCGGGCACATCAACGGCCCGGAGGGCGCGCCCACCGTCCTGCTCTACGCGCACCACGACGTCCAGCCGCCCGGCAACCGCGAGGACTGGGACACCGACCCCTTCGAGCCGACCGAGGTCGACGGGCGCCTCTACGGCCGCGGCGCGGCAGACGACAAGGCCGGGGTCATGGCGCACATCGCCGCCCTGCGCGCCCACTCGGGCGAGCTGCCCGTGGGTGTCACGGTCTTCGTCGAGGGCGAGGAGGAGATCGCCAGCGAGTCACTGCCGCGGATCCTGCAGCGCCACGGCGACAAGCTGACCTCGGACGCGATCGTCCTCGCGGACTCGCTCAACTGGGCCATCGGGACGCCCGCGCTGACGACCACGCTGCGCGGCTCCCTTCGTGCCGTCGTCACCGTGCGCACCCTGGACCACGGCGTGCACTCGGGCATGTTCGGCGGGGCCTGCCCCGACGCGATCACCGCACTGTGCCGCCTGATGGCCACGCTCCACGACGACCAGGGTGACGTCGCGATCGAGGGGCTCGTGCACACCGACGCTCCGGAGATCGACTACGACGAGGCCCGGTTGCGTGAGGAGTCCGGCCTGCTGGAGGGCACCGAGCTGATCGGCACCGGCTCGATCCCCTCGCGGTTGTGGACCAAGCCGGCCGCCGTCGTCATCGGCATCGACGCCCCGAGCGTCGACGAGGCGGGCAACGTGCTCAACGCCGGTGCGAGCGCCAAGATCAACCTGCGCCTCAACCCGACCCAGGACCCGCAGCAGGCGTGGGCGCTGCTGCAGAAGCACCTGCAGGAGCACGCTCCGTGGGGCGCCACCGTCGAGGTCGAGCTCGACGAGCAGGGCTGGGGCTTCGCCGCCGACGCCGAGGGTCCGATCTACGACCAGGCTCGCGCCGCCTTCGCCGACGCGTGGGGCACCGACCCGGTCGACGTGGGCATCGGCGGCTCGATCCCCTTCGTGCAGGCCTTCGCGGAGAAGTTCCCCGACGCGGCGATCCTCGTCACCGGCGTCGAGGACCCGGACACCCGCGCCCACGGTGCCAACGAGTCACTGCACCTGGGGGAGTTCGAGAAGGTCTGCACAGCCGAGGCGTTGCTGCTCGCCCGTCTGGGCGCCATGCGTGCCTGA
- a CDS encoding oxidoreductase, whose product MTTGSTTPPGGTWNLGDRTVTRFGYGAMRLAGPGAMGPPADHDGAIAVLREAVAQGVTHIDTSHAYGPRVTNEVIREALHPYPESVLIATKVGVNRDATGGWPTACTPADLRQQVHENLESLGAERLDLVNMRMGDDNDPRSGAIVEAMETLAGLQQEGLIGQLGVSNVAAEQVARARAVTPIVCVQNLYNLASRWDDQLIDDLAADTIAYVPYLPLGGFTGLHAGALSAVATRLEATPTAVALAWLLQRSENILLIPGTSKVAHLRENVTGASISLTEQDVAELDAIAP is encoded by the coding sequence ATGACCACTGGGTCGACCACGCCCCCCGGCGGCACCTGGAACCTCGGTGACCGGACCGTCACCCGCTTCGGCTACGGGGCGATGCGGCTCGCGGGGCCCGGGGCGATGGGGCCGCCAGCGGACCATGACGGCGCGATCGCGGTGCTGCGCGAGGCGGTCGCACAGGGTGTCACGCACATCGATACCAGCCACGCCTACGGTCCACGGGTCACCAACGAGGTGATCCGTGAGGCGCTGCACCCCTATCCGGAGTCGGTGCTGATCGCGACCAAGGTCGGCGTGAACCGCGACGCCACGGGAGGCTGGCCGACCGCGTGCACCCCCGCTGATCTGCGCCAGCAGGTGCACGAGAACCTCGAGTCCCTGGGCGCCGAACGCCTCGACCTGGTGAACATGCGCATGGGCGACGACAACGACCCCCGGTCGGGCGCGATCGTCGAGGCCATGGAGACCCTCGCCGGACTCCAGCAGGAGGGACTGATCGGCCAGCTCGGAGTCAGCAACGTCGCCGCGGAGCAGGTTGCCCGGGCCCGCGCGGTGACACCGATCGTCTGCGTGCAGAACCTGTACAACCTCGCCAGCCGGTGGGACGACCAGCTGATCGATGACCTCGCCGCCGACACCATCGCCTACGTCCCCTACCTCCCCCTCGGCGGGTTCACCGGGCTCCACGCCGGTGCCCTCAGCGCTGTGGCAACCCGGCTGGAGGCGACCCCAACGGCTGTCGCCCTTGCCTGGTTGCTGCAGCGCTCGGAGAACATCCTCCTCATCCCCGGAACCTCGAAGGTCGCGCACCTGCGCGAGAACGTCACCGGCGCCAGCATCTCCCTCACGGAACAGGACGTCGCCGAGCTCGACGCCATCGCCCCCTGA
- a CDS encoding O-acetyl-ADP-ribose deacetylase: MPALTAVHGDITTQQVDAIVNAANSAMRGGGGVDGAIHRAGGPAVLQECIERFPDGLPTGEAGWTTAGDLPSRWVIHTVGPNHRAGQTDRSLLTSCYRRSLEVADELGARSVAFPLISAGIYGWPKEDAIAAAVETLATAETQVADVRIVAFDEATFAQVSRGLG, from the coding sequence ATGCCAGCGCTCACCGCCGTCCACGGGGACATCACCACGCAGCAGGTTGACGCGATCGTCAACGCAGCGAACTCCGCAATGCGCGGAGGCGGGGGAGTGGACGGGGCGATCCACCGCGCCGGCGGGCCGGCAGTGCTGCAGGAGTGCATCGAGCGCTTTCCCGACGGCCTGCCCACCGGTGAGGCGGGCTGGACGACCGCCGGTGACCTCCCTTCGCGCTGGGTGATCCACACGGTCGGGCCGAACCACCGCGCCGGGCAGACCGACCGCTCGCTGCTGACCTCGTGCTACCGGCGCAGCCTCGAGGTCGCCGACGAGCTCGGGGCGCGCAGCGTTGCCTTCCCGCTCATCAGTGCCGGGATCTACGGCTGGCCCAAGGAGGACGCGATCGCTGCGGCGGTCGAGACGCTCGCCACGGCTGAGACGCAGGTGGCCGACGTGCGGATCGTGGCCTTCGACGAGGCGACCTTCGCGCAGGTCTCGCGGGGCCTGGGCTGA
- a CDS encoding quinone oxidoreductase family protein, giving the protein MRAATRRRYGGPEVVEIRDVPTPSPGSGEVLVRVHATTVNRTDCAYRSGRPWINRVVCGWPRPRVQILGSEYAGTVAALGKGVTRWAEGERVFGFVDGRPGAHAELLVVAADGLIAPVPAGMEVEAAAPAMEGAFYAHAFLRVTGLGRGHRALVHGATGTIGTALVQLLRAEGVEVTAVCDRRPTAHPDLLEELGAAHVIDLSEGTDLRSAGGGFDAVIDATGHLPFATGRPLLRPGGSYSSSELGRGGQNLGLAAIGPVTRRLGRRHVRFPYPSGDAALAAHVAELMTQGAYRPVVDRTHDFADLREAYAWVDTGRKVGSVVVRMPST; this is encoded by the coding sequence GTGCGCGCAGCGACAAGACGCCGGTACGGCGGCCCCGAGGTCGTCGAGATCCGCGACGTGCCCACTCCTTCCCCCGGCTCCGGTGAGGTCCTCGTGCGCGTGCACGCGACCACCGTCAACCGCACCGACTGCGCGTACCGGTCCGGTCGGCCGTGGATCAACCGGGTCGTCTGCGGGTGGCCGCGCCCGCGGGTGCAGATCCTGGGCTCCGAGTACGCCGGCACCGTCGCCGCTCTCGGCAAGGGCGTGACCCGCTGGGCGGAGGGGGAACGGGTCTTCGGCTTCGTCGACGGGAGACCGGGGGCGCACGCCGAGCTGCTCGTCGTCGCCGCGGACGGGCTCATCGCACCCGTACCGGCCGGGATGGAGGTGGAGGCCGCGGCACCGGCGATGGAGGGGGCCTTCTACGCGCACGCCTTCCTGCGGGTGACCGGTCTGGGCCGCGGCCACCGCGCGCTCGTGCACGGCGCCACCGGCACCATCGGCACCGCGCTCGTCCAGCTGCTGCGTGCCGAGGGCGTCGAGGTCACGGCCGTGTGCGACCGACGTCCCACCGCGCACCCGGACCTCCTCGAGGAACTCGGGGCAGCCCACGTCATCGACCTCTCCGAGGGCACCGACCTGCGCTCCGCCGGCGGGGGGTTCGACGCGGTCATCGACGCGACCGGGCACCTCCCCTTCGCCACCGGCCGGCCCCTGCTGCGGCCCGGCGGCAGCTACAGCTCCTCCGAGCTCGGCCGAGGGGGCCAGAACCTCGGGCTCGCCGCGATCGGACCGGTCACCCGCAGGCTGGGGCGCCGACACGTGCGCTTCCCCTACCCCAGTGGCGACGCGGCCCTGGCCGCCCACGTGGCCGAGCTGATGACGCAGGGCGCCTACCGGCCCGTCGTCGACCGCACCCACGACTTCGCTGATCTGCGGGAGGCCTACGCCTGGGTCGACACCGGGCGGAAGGTCGGCTCGGTCGTGGTCCGCATGCCCAGCACCTGA
- a CDS encoding glutathione S-transferase family protein, with product MAQGTYVEKEFTRDTSYIEDRITSDGTGEWPVEVGRYRLVVSRACPWANRAIIVRRLLGLEDAISMGVTGPTHDADSWTFDLDPGHLDPVLGIPRIKDAYLARFPDYPKGITVPAIVDVPSGQLVTNNFPQITFDLSTQWREHHREGAPDLWPADLRDEMEVVNKRVYTEINNGVYRCGFSGDQAAYETAYDRLWTAMDWLEERLSTRRYLMGEHITEADVRLFTTLARFDAVYHGHFKANRSKLSEMPVLWAYARDLFTTPGFGDTTDFTHIKSHYYEVHRDINPTGIVPAGPDYSNWLEPHGREALGGSPFAPGATPPGPPSEEERVSVAHNPLLDETGMVRSA from the coding sequence ATGGCACAGGGAACGTATGTCGAGAAGGAATTCACCCGGGACACGAGTTACATCGAGGACCGGATCACCTCCGACGGGACGGGGGAGTGGCCCGTCGAGGTGGGGCGCTACCGACTCGTCGTCTCCCGCGCCTGTCCCTGGGCCAATCGCGCGATCATCGTGCGTCGTCTCCTCGGCCTCGAGGACGCCATCTCGATGGGGGTCACCGGCCCGACCCACGACGCCGACAGCTGGACCTTCGACCTCGACCCCGGCCACCTCGACCCGGTCCTGGGCATCCCGCGGATCAAGGACGCCTACCTCGCTCGCTTCCCCGACTACCCGAAGGGGATCACCGTCCCGGCGATCGTCGATGTCCCGTCCGGACAGCTCGTGACCAACAACTTCCCGCAGATCACGTTCGACCTCTCCACGCAGTGGCGTGAGCACCACCGCGAGGGCGCCCCGGACCTGTGGCCCGCGGACCTGCGCGATGAGATGGAGGTCGTCAACAAGCGCGTCTACACCGAGATCAACAACGGCGTGTACCGCTGCGGCTTCTCCGGCGACCAGGCGGCGTACGAGACGGCCTACGACCGGCTGTGGACCGCGATGGACTGGCTCGAGGAGCGGCTGTCCACCCGTCGCTATCTCATGGGTGAGCACATCACCGAGGCCGACGTGCGGCTCTTCACCACGCTCGCGCGCTTCGACGCCGTCTACCACGGGCACTTCAAGGCCAACCGCTCCAAGCTGAGCGAGATGCCGGTGCTGTGGGCCTACGCCCGCGACCTGTTCACCACGCCCGGGTTCGGCGACACCACCGACTTCACCCACATCAAGAGCCACTACTACGAGGTCCACCGGGACATCAACCCCACGGGCATCGTCCCTGCCGGCCCGGACTATTCGAACTGGCTGGAGCCGCACGGTCGCGAGGCCCTGGGCGGGTCTCCCTTCGCCCCCGGTGCGACCCCGCCCGGCCCGCCGAGCGAGGAAGAGCGCGTGTCGGTGGCGCACAACCCGCTGCTCGACGAGACGGGCATGGTCCGCTCGGCCTGA
- a CDS encoding maleylpyruvate isomerase family mycothiol-dependent enzyme yields MDDAQLIARTAANRSRFADTLDRLGEQHAGDATLCEGWDVRTLAGHLLQPVHVPSWRFLLTAARMRSMARACDVYAARLGDRPLAAIAAEIRERAADGSKPWYIGHAGPFTDACIHLRDLAEPQRMDVTAPVEDWHTALEIIVSPRGRQSFIPVPGLLDGLRWVASDVDWAHGDGAVVTGSAEALAMVLSGRPAYVDRVTGDGAGTVRERLDA; encoded by the coding sequence GTGGATGACGCCCAGCTGATCGCCCGGACCGCCGCCAACCGCAGCCGCTTCGCCGACACCCTCGACCGGCTCGGTGAGCAGCACGCCGGCGATGCGACGCTGTGCGAAGGGTGGGACGTGCGCACCCTCGCCGGTCACCTGCTGCAGCCGGTCCACGTACCGTCGTGGCGTTTCCTCCTCACCGCGGCGCGGATGCGCTCGATGGCCCGCGCCTGCGATGTGTACGCCGCTCGACTCGGTGATCGACCGCTGGCGGCGATCGCCGCGGAGATCCGTGAGCGCGCCGCGGACGGCTCGAAACCCTGGTACATCGGCCACGCCGGGCCATTCACCGACGCGTGCATCCACCTGCGAGACCTCGCCGAACCGCAGCGTATGGACGTGACCGCGCCGGTCGAGGACTGGCACACCGCGCTCGAGATCATCGTCTCGCCACGGGGTCGGCAGTCCTTCATCCCCGTGCCGGGACTGCTTGACGGCCTGCGGTGGGTGGCCTCCGACGTGGACTGGGCGCATGGCGACGGGGCTGTGGTCACCGGTTCGGCCGAGGCGCTGGCCATGGTGCTGTCCGGCCGGCCCGCCTACGTGGACCGGGTGACCGGCGACGGCGCCGGGACGGTGCGCGAGCGGCTGGACGCCTGA
- the nadA gene encoding quinolinate synthase NadA, whose amino-acid sequence MPAVSQTTQTSPAPLSLLVLGQDSDPHSERGVECPGDLPEPSDPGLVARARAAKEALGDRVFVLGHHYQRDEVIEFTDTTGDSFKLAKEAAARPDAPYIVFCGVHFMAESADVLTSDEQTVVLPDLAAGCSMADMAALHQVEDCWDDLVEAGVAESTIPVTYMNSSAAIKAFTGRNGGTVCTSSNAERALTWAFDQVGGVEGEGKVLFLPDQHLGRNTWARDLGRDLEDCVVWNPHLPMGGLTLEEIRDARMILWRGHCSVHGRFTPEAVETARREIPGVRVIVHPECRNEVVALADEVGSTEKIIRAVSSAPAGTKWVVGTELNLVQRLAKEHPEQQISFLEKNVCYCSTMNRIDLPHLVWALESLVEGRVVNPIVVDETVAEQARTALDRMLALPGERSTD is encoded by the coding sequence ATGCCTGCCGTGAGCCAGACGACCCAGACCAGCCCGGCCCCCCTGTCGCTGCTCGTCCTCGGTCAGGACAGCGACCCGCACTCGGAGCGAGGTGTCGAGTGCCCGGGAGACCTGCCGGAGCCCTCCGACCCCGGCCTGGTCGCGCGTGCACGTGCCGCGAAGGAGGCACTGGGCGACCGCGTCTTCGTGCTCGGACACCACTACCAGCGCGACGAGGTCATCGAGTTCACGGACACCACCGGCGACTCCTTCAAGCTGGCCAAGGAGGCCGCGGCCCGACCGGACGCGCCGTACATCGTCTTCTGCGGCGTGCACTTCATGGCCGAGTCCGCCGACGTCCTCACCAGCGACGAGCAGACGGTCGTGCTGCCGGACCTGGCAGCGGGCTGCTCCATGGCGGACATGGCCGCCCTGCACCAGGTCGAGGACTGCTGGGACGACCTCGTCGAGGCCGGGGTCGCGGAGTCGACGATCCCGGTGACGTACATGAACTCCTCCGCGGCCATCAAGGCCTTCACCGGCCGCAACGGCGGCACCGTGTGCACCAGCTCCAACGCCGAGCGCGCCCTCACCTGGGCCTTCGACCAGGTGGGTGGAGTCGAGGGCGAGGGCAAGGTCCTCTTCCTGCCCGACCAGCACCTGGGCCGCAACACGTGGGCGCGCGACCTCGGACGCGACCTCGAGGACTGCGTCGTGTGGAACCCGCACCTGCCGATGGGTGGCCTGACGCTCGAGGAGATCCGCGACGCGCGGATGATCCTGTGGCGAGGCCACTGCTCGGTCCACGGACGCTTCACCCCCGAGGCCGTCGAGACGGCGCGACGGGAGATCCCCGGCGTCCGCGTGATCGTGCACCCGGAGTGCCGCAACGAGGTCGTCGCGCTCGCCGACGAGGTCGGCTCGACGGAGAAGATCATCAGGGCCGTCTCCTCCGCCCCCGCGGGTACGAAGTGGGTCGTCGGTACCGAGCTCAACCTCGTGCAGCGCCTGGCGAAGGAGCACCCGGAGCAGCAGATCAGCTTCCTCGAGAAGAACGTCTGCTACTGCTCGACGATGAACCGGATCGACTTGCCACACCTCGTCTGGGCGCTCGAGTCGCTCGTGGAGGGTCGCGTGGTCAATCCGATCGTCGTCGACGAGACCGTCGCCGAGCAGGCCAGGACAGCGCTGGACCGGATGCTCGCCCTGCCGGGGGAACGATCCACCGACTGA
- a CDS encoding glycerate kinase, whose translation MHVLIAPDRFTGTLTATQAAEAIAAGWRRKAPDDLLTLVPLSDGGPGFIDVLTASRPGDSSVVTVTGPRGGAVPAAVHVTTDEGGRRTAWVESAQAIGLHLLDASARDPGVTSTWGLGELLSAALEQDVERIVVGLGGSGTNDAGAGMLAAVGAGPREVLGGGGAGLIAAREGDLAGLAATRARFAGVELVAATDVASPLLGLKGASAVFSEQKGATPEQSQLLEGALGHFADQVRRVMPAGADLLTGQERRLDREPGAGAAGGVGYGLMLLGARRTSGVETVLDAVGLGPLLAAADVVITGEGCLDHESMQGKVVAGVAELAATHATPTVALCGRVLIGRREAMSLGLSGSYAVADRYEDVERSIADPVGTLTDRAARVATTWSPRH comes from the coding sequence GTGCACGTGCTCATCGCGCCGGACCGCTTCACCGGCACCCTCACAGCGACCCAGGCGGCGGAGGCGATCGCGGCCGGGTGGCGCCGCAAGGCACCCGATGACCTGCTGACCCTCGTCCCGCTCAGCGACGGCGGCCCCGGATTCATCGATGTCCTCACCGCGTCGCGCCCCGGCGACTCCTCGGTCGTCACCGTGACCGGCCCCCGCGGTGGAGCCGTCCCGGCGGCCGTGCACGTCACCACGGACGAAGGGGGGCGACGCACCGCGTGGGTGGAGTCGGCCCAGGCGATCGGCCTGCATCTGCTCGATGCATCCGCACGCGACCCCGGAGTGACCTCCACGTGGGGCCTGGGCGAGTTGCTGTCGGCGGCACTTGAGCAGGACGTGGAGCGGATCGTCGTCGGCCTCGGTGGGTCGGGGACCAACGACGCCGGTGCCGGCATGCTCGCCGCCGTGGGCGCAGGACCGCGTGAGGTCCTCGGTGGTGGGGGCGCCGGCCTGATCGCCGCCAGGGAGGGTGACCTGGCCGGACTGGCGGCCACCCGGGCGCGCTTTGCCGGGGTGGAGCTGGTCGCTGCGACGGACGTCGCCTCGCCGCTGCTGGGGCTGAAGGGTGCCAGCGCCGTCTTCTCCGAGCAGAAGGGCGCCACGCCCGAGCAGTCCCAGCTCCTCGAAGGAGCCCTGGGGCACTTCGCGGACCAGGTCCGTCGGGTCATGCCCGCGGGGGCGGACCTGCTCACGGGCCAGGAGCGTCGACTCGACCGGGAGCCGGGCGCCGGTGCCGCTGGTGGCGTGGGCTACGGGCTGATGCTCCTGGGTGCCCGGCGCACGAGCGGGGTCGAGACCGTCCTCGACGCGGTGGGGCTGGGCCCGCTCCTGGCGGCCGCCGACGTCGTCATCACCGGCGAGGGCTGTTTGGACCACGAGAGCATGCAGGGCAAGGTGGTCGCCGGGGTCGCTGAGCTCGCCGCGACGCATGCGACGCCAACGGTGGCGCTGTGCGGCCGGGTACTCATCGGCCGGCGTGAGGCCATGTCGCTCGGTCTCAGCGGGAGCTACGCCGTGGCCGACCGGTACGAGGACGTCGAGCGCTCGATCGCCGACCCGGTCGGCACCCTCACCGACCGCGCGGCGCGGGTCGCGACGACATGGTCACCCCGCCATTGA
- a CDS encoding HesB/IscA family protein, with amino-acid sequence MSVQDTSSDVATDSHEVILTDVAAGKVKSLLEQEGRDDLRLRIGVQPGGCSGLIYQLYFDERSLDGDLVKDFDGVAVVVDRMSAPYLSGATIDFADTIEKQGFTIDNPNAGSSCACGDSFG; translated from the coding sequence ATGAGCGTCCAGGACACTTCTTCCGACGTTGCCACCGACAGCCACGAGGTCATCCTCACCGATGTCGCTGCGGGCAAGGTCAAGTCGCTGCTCGAGCAGGAGGGGCGGGACGACCTCCGACTGCGCATCGGCGTCCAGCCCGGCGGCTGCTCCGGGCTGATCTACCAGCTCTACTTCGACGAGCGTTCCCTCGACGGTGACCTCGTCAAGGACTTCGACGGTGTCGCCGTCGTCGTCGACCGGATGAGTGCCCCCTACCTCTCGGGCGCCACGATCGACTTCGCCGACACGATCGAGAAGCAGGGCTTCACCATCGACAACCCCAACGCGGGCAGCTCCTGTGCCTGCGGCGACAGCTTCGGCTGA